Proteins from a genomic interval of Dermacentor variabilis isolate Ectoservices chromosome 8, ASM5094787v1, whole genome shotgun sequence:
- the LOC142590077 gene encoding uncharacterized protein LOC142590077 produces the protein MSCTAGRHFAAARVTSARRRLRRGLLGTIKDSCLTNFTSTAKRWVPILGLGAVVYVVFWTMGYNPVGTPSLPYTTRGRATVAVAESSYANERDSRASQQSWGLWSDRSKTGGSAEQAETTSKQGRWSETKRAPVDATKALGTTSSSELLRPMTAVAVTSPRTAATRAAGKTAAINDVGHTWTPSDELLRGYGKVPFPLENVISLPNAFKVVSDCRWDLDYLFFVHTAATHSEHRRVLRQVVGNSTYGAQYNWTAVFFVGMSPVDKVTRSVASEAEANGDVVVLPYLDTYRNLTYKYVYGIKWTLEYCPRARYVLKLDDDIVVHLPSLMKKLAGGKPPGSPPPSPPSTPPKLYCCVWDGMPVLRQTALPWYLSEKTYPKKVFPRYCSGSAVFMDSAALRRLYNATFAVPYLPIDDAYVTGELAAVGGVKHESLNRFYSFASAKWPLVINGSLMVVQVSNAEPRSQAWKSVAAALDKQRTAAVTSSPTSSPTVTRATGASGTVPSGSTARSSPNAVNITSRTP, from the exons ATGAGCTGTACCGCAGGTCGGCACTTTGCTGCGGCAAGAGTCACTTCAGCGAGAAGGCGCTTACGAAGAGGGCTCTTAGGAACGATCAAAG ACTCTTGTCTGACGAACTTCACGTCGACCGCCAAGCGATGGGTGCCGATCCTGGGCCTCGGCGCGGTCGTCTACGTCGTCTTCTGGACCATGGGTTACAATCCCGTCGGCACGCCTTCACTACCGTACACGACGCGAGGCCGCGCAACCGTCGCAGTCGCGGAGAGCTCCTACGCCAACGAGCGGGACAGTCGAGCTTCGCAACAAAGTTGGGGCCTTTGGTCGGATCGTTCAAAGACGGGCGGTTCTGCCGAACAAGCTGAAACAACGTCGAAACAGGGACGGTGGTCCGAGACAAAACGAGCACCAGTAGACGCGACGAAAGCTCTGGGGACGACGTCGTCATCGGAACTGTTGAGACCGATGACAGCAGTGGCAGTGACGTCACCAAGAACGGCGGCAACGAGAGCAGCGGGGAAAACAGCAGCGATTAACGACGTCGGGCATACGTGGACCCCGTCCGATGAATTGCTTCGAGGCTACGGCAAGGTACCTTTTCCACTGGAGAACGTCATTAGCTTACCCAACGCCTTTAAAGTCGTGTCAGACTGCCGGTGGGACCTCGACTACCTCTTCTTCGTCCACACGGCAGCGACTCACTCAGAACACCGGCGGGTCCTGCGGCAGGTCGTGGGCAACTCGACGTACGGCGCCCAGTACAACTGGACGGCCGTGTTCTTCGTCGGCATGTCGCCCGTCGACAAGGTCACCCGGAGTGTGGCCTCCGAGGCCGAAGCCAACGGCGACGTCGTCGTGCTGCCCTACCTGGACACGTACCGCAACCTGACGTACAAGTACGTGTACGGCATCAAGTGGACCCTGGAGTACTGTCCGCGGGCGCGCTACGTCCTCAAGCTTGACGACGACATCGTCGTGCACCTTCCGTCGCTGATGAAGAAGCTCGCCGGCGGCAAACCTCCGGgttcgccgccgccgtcgcccccGAGTACTCCTCCCAAGTTGTACTGCTGCGTCTGGGACGGCATGCCGGTCCTCAGGCAGACGGCGCTGCCGTGGTACCTGTCCGAGAAGACGTACCCGAAGAAGGTGTTCCCCAGGTACTGCTCGGGGAGCGCGGTGTTCATGGACTCGGCCGCGCTCCGACGCCTGTACAACGCCACTTTCGCCGTGCCGTACTTACCCATCGACGACGCCTACGTCACGGGAGAGCTGGCGGCCGTGGGGGGCGTGAAGCACGAGTCGCTCAACCGTTTCTACTCGTTCGCCTCCGCCAAGTGGCCGTTGGTGATCAACGGTTCGCTAATGGTCGTGCAGGTGTCCAACGCCGAGCCGCGATCGCAGGCTTGGAAGTCCGTGGCAGCCGCGCTCGACAAACAACGGACAGCTGCCGTGACGTCGTCGCCGACGTCATCGCCTACGGTTACGCGTGCTACAGGTGCATCTGGGACGGTCCCTTCGGGGTCCACCGCAAGAAGTTCGCCGAACGCAGTGAACATAACTTCTAGGACTCCTTGA